GCAGCAACCAGCTTCGCGACGATCTGGGCGTGCCGGTCTTCGTGGTCAACTCCGAGCTCGAGGCCATCGCGTGCTACCCGGTGCGACAGCCCGACACCGACACATTCCGTTACTGGGAGTCGGCGGGCACCTGCCATGTCTCGGATCAGGTCACGCGCGAGCGGCAGAAGAAGCTGCTTCGCGATCGCGTGAAGGCGCCGCCGCTGCCGGAGGGCATCAACCGCATCCCGATCACGCCGCTCTACGAGGCCGCCTTCCACCACATGCAGCGCTGGCTGACCGACGGCACGCCACCGCCGAGGCAACCCAAGCTCGAGTTCGCCGGCGATCCGCCGCAGGTGGTTCGAGACGCCCACGGCATCGCCAAGGGCGGTATCCGCCTGCCGCAGGTCGAGGTGCCGATCGCCACCAACTCCTCGATCCCGCGCGCGCCCGACATCTTCTCGTACCTGCGCGGGTCATGCCGCCCGTTCGACGCCGACAAGCTGCGTGCGCTGTACGGCGACAAGGTCGCGTTTCGGACCGAGTTCGAATCCGCGGCCAAGCGCGCGGTCGAGTCGGGCGTGCTCTTGCCGCGAGACGCCGCGGCCCTGGTCGCGGAAGCTTCGGACTCCTGGCCCTAGCCGAACAGGTACGGCGCGAGTGTCTCCTGCGCCTCGCGCCGGTACTTGTGCCAGCGGTTGCCGCCGTAGTACGCGAGGCTGCCAGGCTTGGCGTCGCCGTGACCGTTGTAATACGAGAGGCAGTCACGGAGCGGCGCGGTCGCAACGTCCGCCTGCCGGCAGTGCTCCGCGTACTGGAGCTCCGGCTCGGGTCTCACGTCGACGACGCGCGCGCCGCGGCTGCGCATGGTTTCGAGCATCCACACGATGTAGTCGGCGTGCGCGTCGATCGCGTCGGTGAAGTTGAAGCTGCCGCCGCCTCCCTGCGGACCCGAGACGATGAACAGATTGGGGAAGCCGGCGCTGTGCAGCCCGAGGAAGGTCTTGGTGCCCTCGGTCTCCCACTTCTCTTTGAGCGTGCGGCCCTCGCGCCCTCGGATCATGTTGAAGGTCGAGGTCGCCATCCACTCGAAGCCGGTGGCGTAGATCAGCACGTCGAGCGCGTACTCCACGCCGTCGTGCACCACGCCCTTCTCGTTGATCCGCTGCACGCCGCGCGGCGCGGTGTCGACCAGGTGAACGTGCGGCAGGTTGAAGGTGGGCAGGAACTCGTCGTGGAAAGTCGGCCGCTTGCAGCCCCAGGGGTAGTAGGGCTTCAGCGCCGCCGCCGTCTTGGGATCCTGGACGATCGCATCCACGCGCGCGCGGATCTGCTCCATGATCCGGAAGTTGGTGTCGAGCTGTTTCTCGAGCAGCTCCTCCATGCTGAGCGCGCGCTCGTATTGCTTGCGCTCCTTCCAGTCGGGCACCTTGCCGGCCAGGTAGTCGTCATTCGCCTCGAGCGCCGTGCGCCCATTGGAGATCTTCGCGAAGCGCGCGCGGCGTGCGCGCGCCCAGCCTGGCTCGTTGGGCCAGCTCTTGTACTCCTCTTCGCTCGTCGCACGCTGGTCGCGTACGTCGATCGACGAGGGCGTGCGCTGGAAGACGTAGAGTGACTTCACGATGCGGGCGATCTCGGGAATCACCTGCACGGCCGTCGCGCCCGTGCCGATGATGCCGACCACCTTCCCGGTGAGATCCACGCGGTAGTCCCAACGCGAGGTGTGGAACGAGTCACCGCGGAACGTGCTCATGCCCTCGATGCGCGCGAGCTTCGGACTGGTCAGGATGCCGTTGGCCAGGATCACGAAGCGCGCGCGCATGCGGTCGCCGCGGTCGGTGATCACGGTCCAGCGCCCGGCCGCCTCGTCCCAGACCGTCTCGAGGACGGTGGTGTGGAACAGACAGCGCTCGTAGAAGCCGAACTTCTCGGCCATGCGCTGGCAGTACTCCAGGATCTCGAAGCCCGACGCGAACTTCATGCTCGGGATGTATTCCATCTCCTCGAGCAGCGGCAGATAGCTGTAGGCCTCCACGTCGCAGGCGATGCCCGGGTAGCGGTTCCAGTACCAGGTGCCGCCGACGTCGCCGCCCTTCTCGCAGAAGCGCACGTCCGTGAAGCCCGCGCCTTGGAGCTTGTGCCAGAGCAAGAGCCCCGCCAGCCCGGCGCCGACCACGACGACCTCGCACTCGTCCTCGAGCGCTTCTCGCGGCACCGGCGGCGCGGAGTAGACGTCGTCGAGGTACCGGGCGAACTCGCCCTCCATGGCCATGTAGTCCGCCGCGCCGCGCCGCACCTCCTTGAACGCGCGGTATTTCGCCTGCTCTTCGGCGTTGAACACGGCGCCGGGCGGGAGCTCGGGCAGCGTCGTGAGCGATGCGTCGGTCTGCACCGAGTAGCCCTTGCCCACGATGCGGTCGCTCGCCTTCGCCGCACGCGTCGCAAAGGACTTCCGTCCGGTGGCGGGGTCGATCCGGATCGCACTCGACGCGGGGGTGGTCACGGTTGGACGAGTCTACCTCGGCTGCGGGGAGCGCAGGGCTCCGAGACCGAGTCAGTCCTCGCGTTCGCGGTCGCGCTCGTCTATCCAGATCCGCACCGCGTTGCCCGGCATGAAGAAGTCGACGGCGAGGGCTCGCTCGTCCAGGTTCTCGCCACAGATCCGGACGTCGGCCTCGTCCGGCAGCTCTCGAAGCCGCTCGATCAGCTCGCGATTCTTCATGTCCGGACTCTACTCTCGCCGCCCGGCCGCGTCGCCCCGGCCGTGGAGAGTCAGGTCGCCCGCGGCTGGAGTCCGGCGGCGCGATACACGGCGTCGATCACGCGCATGTTCGCGACGGCGTCGTCCGGGCCGGTCGGGACCGGCGTGCCGTTGCGCACGTGGTCGATGAAGGCGCGCAGCTGGCAGGTGTAAGTCGGCTCGCCCGCCACATGCTCGACCGTCTTGCCCTTGGGCGTGCGGACACTGAGTCGGTGGTAGAAGTGCGGTGCGATCGGGTTGAAGACGCGGATCTCCCCGCGCTCTCCCTCGACGCGCAGCGCCATCTTGAGCAGGGTACGGGACCACATCGACGCGATGATCGCGGCGCTGCGCCGGTCGGCGAAGCGCAGCTTCGCGTCCATGCGGCGGTCCACTTGCGGCGACCAGAGCAGCGCCTGCGCGCTCACGACCTCGGGCTCTGCTTCGGAGAGGTGGCGCACCATCGAGACCGTGTAACAGCCGGCGTCCATCAGCGCGCCACCCGCGAGCTCCCAGCTCCAGCGGATGTCGTTCCGCATGAAGCCGAGCGGAATGGCGAGCACCGCCTCATAGTGGCGCGGCGCGCCGATGGCGCCGTCGGCGAGCAGCTGCTTCACACGCTGGGCGAGCGGGTGGTAGCGCCAGTGGAAGGCCTCGACGAGCACGCGCCCGGTCTCGCGCGCGACGTCGGCCATCTGCTGCGCCTGGGCGGCGTTCGAGGCGATCGGCTTCTCGCACAGCACGTGCTTGCCGGCACGCAGCGCGCGGATCGTCCACTCACAGTGCAAGCCGTTGGGAAGCGGGTTGTAGATCGCGTCGAGCTCGGGATCGGCGAGCAAGGCTTCGTAGGAGTCGTGCACGCGGGGGATGCCGTGCTTGGCCGCGAAAGCGCGCGCCTTCGCGGGGTCGCGCGCCGCGACCGCCAGGACTTCCGCCTCCGCCACGCTCTTCGCCGGACGGGTCAACGCCATCGGCGCGATGCGCGCCGCGCCGAGGATGCCGAAGCGCAGGGGAGTCCGGGCTCGCGAGCTCGACTCACTCATCGCGCCAGACGCTCGCACGGGCTCGGGGACTCGCGCAGGTGCTCTGCGACCCGGCGCAGGACGGCGGGCGCGAACAGCAGCGCGAGGTGGCCGACGTCGGGGACGTGGATCTCGCGCTCGTGGCGCGCGAAGACGCGCGGGATCACCAGACTGTCGGAGCCGGCCACGATCGACAGGAAGTCGACCGAGGCCGCGGCCGGGCTGGAGGCGGCGAGGCGCGCGAGCAGGGCCGAGTCGGGCCGCAGCTCGCGCCCGATCCGCGACCAGAGCCAGTACGCGTTGTAGGTGCCGGCGTGCGGTGTGCCCAGCGTGATGCAGCGGTCGACGCGGCGCGCGCCGCCGAGCTCCTGCAGGTACAGGCGTGCGACCAGCCCGCCCAGGCTGTGACACACCAGATCGATCCGGCCGCCGCGCACGTGGCAGCGCAAGTACTCGCGCAGGGCCACCGCGGCGGGCTCGACCCCCGCGCTCGACGCGTAGTCGAACGACAGAACGGGACCGAGCCCGCGGAAGCGCAGGTACTGTGCGAGCGGCAGCAGCGCGGAGCGGTTGGACAGATAGCCGTGCACCAGCACGACGGTGCGCTGCTCGCGGCGCCGCGGCGTCCGTGCCTGCGACTGCACGAGCCCGAACGGGTAGAGCGCGCCGATCGCCAGCAGTCCGAGCGCCTCCTGGGTGACCAGGCGCCAAGTCGGCGCCCGCGACGGCGGGTAGTCCTGGATCATGGGCAGCTCCTGCGGCGAAGCGTACCGCCGCCGTGTCGGTGCGGCGAGTTTGAGTCGAACCTCGATCCGGACGAAGCACCGTAGACCGAGCTTCCGTTCGGGGGAGAGGCAAGATGCGACTGGGGCAGATGTCCGTCGGGCGGATGCTTCTGCTCATGGGCGCGTCGTTTCTCTTCCCGACCACCCTGTCACTCGTGCTGCTGAGCCGGAACCTGACGCACGACATCTCGATCGCGCGGCTCGAGCAGGCGGGGCTGCGCTACCAGAAGCCACTGGTGGACATGCAGGTCGCGCTGGTGAGCTACGCCGCGCTCTCGCGCGTTCGCTCGGGCGCGGAGCGCGAGGCCGCCGCGGTGGTCGATGCCAGCTTCCAGGCGCTGGAGTCGCTGCAGGCGGAGCTGGGCGAGCGCCTCGAGACCACGGCGGAGTCACTCGCCGCTCACGAGAAGGACGATCTCGAGCTCGGGAAGCTCGAGGCGGCCTGGCGGGAGATCTCGGCCTCCGGGGGAGACTCCGGCTTCGACCGCGACGCCAAGCTGAGCGAGCTGGGGGCACGGGTTCTCGCGCTGATCTCTCACGTGGGCGACAGCTCCGCCCTGATCCTCGACCCGGATCTCGACTCCTACTACCTCATGGACCTGACCACGGTGGTGATCCCGCAGAGCATGCAGCACCTCGACGGCCTGCTGGCGAAGAGCGGCACCGCGCCGTCGGGTCGGCCGCTCGACGACGGCGACCGCATCGAGGTGTACACGCTGGCGGCGCTGATCCAGGCGAACGACCTGGAGCACGCGGCGGCCAGCGGGCGAACGGCGCTCCGCTCCGACGCAAGCTTCTACGGCACGAGTGAGTCGCTGCAGCGGCTGCTGCCACCCGCGCTGGAGAGCCACGGCATGTCGCTGCTCGGCCTGCTCGCCAGCTCGCGGCAGCTCACCGCGGCGCGCGATGCGGGGGCTCTGCGTGCAGACGTGTCGGCGGCGGCGACCCGGGCGCTCGACGCGAGTCAGAGCTTGTGGGGGGTGGCGGCGTCGGAGCTGTCGAAGCTGCTCGACGCGCGCAGCGCGAGCCTGGAGCGCGAGCGCGCGCTGGCGCTGCTCTTCGTGGTGGCCGCGCTCGCCGCCTCGGCGGGCCTCGCCTATCGCATCGCCGCCAACATCACCGGCCCCCTGGCGGAAGCGGTCCGGCTCGCCGCGACGCTGGTCGGCGAAGATGCGACTGCAGAGAACGCGCGGCAGGACGACGGTCGCTCGAGCGAGATCCTGCGCGCCACTCGCGCGCTGGGGGGCCTGGCGAAGTCGCTGCGCGGCCTGGTCGGCCGGGTCAAGGGCACGGTCGAGACGCTCGCGCGCTCGGTCGCCGAGCTCGAGCCGGTCGCGCAGACGATCGACCGCAGCTCGACGGAGCTGAGTGACAGCTCGCAGGTCATGGATCGCGAGGTCGAGCGCGCGGCGCAGAGCCTGTCGACGGCGGCTGCGGCCGCCGCGCAGGCGAGCGACGGGGTGCGCGAGCTGGCGACGGGCTCACGCACCGTGCGCGCAGAGATGGAGGCGGCGCGCGCGGACGTGGATTCGGTGAACGAGCTGATCCGCTCCGTCTCGGCCGCGGTCGAGGAGCTCTCGGCGTCGCTGGCCGACGTGTCGAAGAGCTCGAGTCACTCCGCGACCATCGCGGAGAACGCCGGGAGCAGCGTGCGGCAGACCACCGGCGCGTTCGAGGCGCTGAACGACTC
The sequence above is drawn from the Myxococcota bacterium genome and encodes:
- a CDS encoding Gfo/Idh/MocA family oxidoreductase, which produces MSESSSRARTPLRFGILGAARIAPMALTRPAKSVAEAEVLAVAARDPAKARAFAAKHGIPRVHDSYEALLADPELDAIYNPLPNGLHCEWTIRALRAGKHVLCEKPIASNAAQAQQMADVARETGRVLVEAFHWRYHPLAQRVKQLLADGAIGAPRHYEAVLAIPLGFMRNDIRWSWELAGGALMDAGCYTVSMVRHLSEAEPEVVSAQALLWSPQVDRRMDAKLRFADRRSAAIIASMWSRTLLKMALRVEGERGEIRVFNPIAPHFYHRLSVRTPKGKTVEHVAGEPTYTCQLRAFIDHVRNGTPVPTGPDDAVANMRVIDAVYRAAGLQPRAT
- a CDS encoding methyl-accepting chemotaxis protein, giving the protein MRLGQMSVGRMLLLMGASFLFPTTLSLVLLSRNLTHDISIARLEQAGLRYQKPLVDMQVALVSYAALSRVRSGAEREAAAVVDASFQALESLQAELGERLETTAESLAAHEKDDLELGKLEAAWREISASGGDSGFDRDAKLSELGARVLALISHVGDSSALILDPDLDSYYLMDLTTVVIPQSMQHLDGLLAKSGTAPSGRPLDDGDRIEVYTLAALIQANDLEHAAASGRTALRSDASFYGTSESLQRLLPPALESHGMSLLGLLASSRQLTAARDAGALRADVSAAATRALDASQSLWGVAASELSKLLDARSASLERERALALLFVVAALAASAGLAYRIAANITGPLAEAVRLAATLVGEDATAENARQDDGRSSEILRATRALGGLAKSLRGLVGRVKGTVETLARSVAELEPVAQTIDRSSTELSDSSQVMDREVERAAQSLSTAAAAAAQASDGVRELATGSRTVRAEMEAARADVDSVNELIRSVSAAVEELSASLADVSKSSSHSATIAENAGSSVRQTTGAFEALNDSVHEIGNVVGLISEIADQTNLLALNARIEAASAGEAGRGFAVVANEVKDLARQTALATQDIDTRISSVQSASRSAFEAIQRIMALIDQMQENTRSVVTAVEQQTSTSADIASNLSQVVGRTDAIAHAVASAADASGRSARALEELTAVAGRLSSSVEDAAGIAGAARVVVATVDRSAQENRGVSRVALGTAQRVAAEMAALRELLGEFLVD
- a CDS encoding NAD(P)/FAD-dependent oxidoreductase; this encodes MTTPASSAIRIDPATGRKSFATRAAKASDRIVGKGYSVQTDASLTTLPELPPGAVFNAEEQAKYRAFKEVRRGAADYMAMEGEFARYLDDVYSAPPVPREALEDECEVVVVGAGLAGLLLWHKLQGAGFTDVRFCEKGGDVGGTWYWNRYPGIACDVEAYSYLPLLEEMEYIPSMKFASGFEILEYCQRMAEKFGFYERCLFHTTVLETVWDEAAGRWTVITDRGDRMRARFVILANGILTSPKLARIEGMSTFRGDSFHTSRWDYRVDLTGKVVGIIGTGATAVQVIPEIARIVKSLYVFQRTPSSIDVRDQRATSEEEYKSWPNEPGWARARRARFAKISNGRTALEANDDYLAGKVPDWKERKQYERALSMEELLEKQLDTNFRIMEQIRARVDAIVQDPKTAAALKPYYPWGCKRPTFHDEFLPTFNLPHVHLVDTAPRGVQRINEKGVVHDGVEYALDVLIYATGFEWMATSTFNMIRGREGRTLKEKWETEGTKTFLGLHSAGFPNLFIVSGPQGGGGSFNFTDAIDAHADYIVWMLETMRSRGARVVDVRPEPELQYAEHCRQADVATAPLRDCLSYYNGHGDAKPGSLAYYGGNRWHKYRREAQETLAPYLFG